AATTGCGTTTGGACGATGATGCCTCAAGTATTGGCAGCATTGAAATAAGAAAAATCCCTCACGGATGAAGATTAATTATAATCTGCTTGGCCTGGTATTTCCTGCTACTTACTATTCTATTCGGCACGTGTAGGAGATTCCAGGTCATGCTTCCAATGACAAGTTACCTAAAAATAGCCTATGCCTTATTTCTGTCATCCCGCGCTTGACGCGGGATCTCCGATCAACAAAGTACGGCTTTAAGACCGGAGGATGGCGGTCCGTTGCCCGCCTTTGTTACGCTCTCCCTTACAACGTATTCATTTTAATTTATTTTTAACAGGTCTCACACGCAGTATATGTCCTATCTTCTCATCTATTTATATAAACAATATCAAAATATAATATCATGAGAAATTTATTCGGATTTATTGTATTACTCTTCGGAGCTTGCTGTTTAAGTTCTTGCCTGGACGATGAACCTAAAGATAAAAGTGTAGAGATACAGGTTACTATCAGCTCTGAGCTAACGGAAAAATATGGGTATAGTACGGGAAAACCACTCTTACTAGGCGAATACATGCAAGTAAAAGAAGGCAAAAGCAACACTTGGGAAAGTTGGCATCCTTTGGCTATCCAAGGATTTGAGTACAAAGAAGGACACGAATACGTATTAAAAATAAAAAAGACTACCCTAGCCAATCCTCCAGCCGACGGTTCATCTATTTTATATACCTTGCTGTCCGTTATTTCCGATGAAAAGAAAATAGATATTCCCCTTACAGAACGTTTCCGTATAGTAGGTTACGCTGCAAGTATAACCGGTGACACGATACCGGCTGATAAGAAAAAAGAACTGGAAGATAAAGTTTTAGCTTCTTTCCCACAGTCTTTCATCGGATCCAGATACAAATTTGTCTATACCGATGAAGCGGAAACTAAAGGAAAAGCCATTCTTTATAGTGGGGAGAAAAAAACGGAAGGATCTTTTGAAAAATCAGAGTTAAAAAAGGACAATACCTCATGCCCCGTTTATACGATTTCCTTGGAAGAACAGGTTCTTAAATATATCTTAGTTCCTCATGATAAGTCTATTGCATTTGCTGAAGAGGTTACGGAAAAGTACAAAAACGATTATCCTGAAATAGAAACAGTCTACGCATTGAATCTAATACAAGAAGAAATCTATTAACGTACTACCTTAAAAATCACTCCCCCGACAAAGTAATCCATGAGCGGCCTATGCCCCCTTTTTATCATTCCGCGCTTGGCGCAGGATGACAAAAAGGGGAGATAATGGTCACTCTTGGATTATTTTATGGTAGGCCGTAGCCATTGCTTTTCCTTTCTCAAATCACTTTCCTTTCTTCTATATCTAGTTTAATCCTCTTACGAATA
The genomic region above belongs to Parabacteroides pacaensis and contains:
- a CDS encoding DUF4377 domain-containing protein; this translates as MRNLFGFIVLLFGACCLSSCLDDEPKDKSVEIQVTISSELTEKYGYSTGKPLLLGEYMQVKEGKSNTWESWHPLAIQGFEYKEGHEYVLKIKKTTLANPPADGSSILYTLLSVISDEKKIDIPLTERFRIVGYAASITGDTIPADKKKELEDKVLASFPQSFIGSRYKFVYTDEAETKGKAILYSGEKKTEGSFEKSELKKDNTSCPVYTISLEEQVLKYILVPHDKSIAFAEEVTEKYKNDYPEIETVYALNLIQEEIY